The following proteins are encoded in a genomic region of Natrinema sp. DC36:
- a CDS encoding hemolysin family protein, with protein sequence MVEVDLAFSFGRLLFALFLVFLNGFFVAAEFAYVRIRPTQIQTLVDEGRSSAKLVQEAEENLDDYLATTQLGITIASLGLGWVGEPAIASLLEPVLGPVLPAGTLHLVSIAIGFSIITFLHVVFGELAPKTLAIADAERIALLVAAPMKFFYYIFLPGIIVFNGTANFFTRLIGVAPASERDESHTPKEIMRIVSQSGDQGAVDTDEVEMIEAVFDLGDTIAREVMVPRPDVVTVRAGMPLSELRSVAASGNFTRFPVVDEADDEPVIGFVHAKDVLKAIEAADGTDGQAGEESADEPTARDLAREVLIVPETRRIDEVLADFRRQNVQLAVVIDEWGAFEGILTIEDVIEEVVGEIQDEFDVASMEPSIEELADGRYEMDGSVPLDVVNETLGTTFESDAFDTIGGLVLSRLGRPPEVDDAIQADGYEVTVDDVEGTRVSSVTVSEAVPEAEESSD encoded by the coding sequence ATGGTAGAAGTGGATCTCGCGTTCTCGTTCGGGCGGCTCCTCTTCGCTCTCTTTCTGGTCTTCCTGAACGGCTTTTTCGTCGCCGCGGAGTTCGCGTACGTCCGGATTCGGCCGACGCAGATTCAGACTCTCGTCGACGAGGGCCGGTCGTCGGCGAAGCTCGTCCAGGAGGCCGAGGAGAACCTGGACGATTACCTCGCGACCACCCAGTTAGGGATCACGATCGCCTCGCTGGGACTGGGGTGGGTCGGTGAACCGGCCATCGCCTCGCTGCTCGAGCCCGTACTGGGGCCGGTGCTTCCCGCCGGCACGCTTCATCTGGTTTCCATCGCGATCGGGTTCAGCATCATCACGTTCCTGCACGTCGTCTTCGGTGAGCTCGCGCCGAAGACGCTCGCCATCGCTGACGCCGAGCGGATCGCGCTGCTCGTCGCCGCGCCGATGAAGTTCTTCTACTACATCTTCCTCCCAGGAATCATCGTGTTCAACGGGACGGCGAACTTCTTCACGCGACTCATCGGCGTCGCGCCGGCCTCCGAACGCGACGAGAGCCATACGCCAAAAGAGATCATGCGCATCGTCTCGCAGTCGGGAGACCAGGGAGCCGTCGACACGGACGAGGTCGAGATGATCGAGGCCGTCTTCGATCTGGGTGATACGATCGCCCGCGAAGTGATGGTCCCTCGGCCGGACGTCGTTACCGTTCGCGCCGGGATGCCCCTCTCGGAACTCCGGAGCGTCGCCGCGAGCGGGAACTTCACCCGGTTCCCCGTCGTCGACGAAGCGGACGACGAACCGGTCATCGGCTTCGTTCACGCGAAGGACGTCCTCAAAGCGATCGAAGCCGCGGACGGAACCGATGGGCAGGCGGGCGAGGAATCAGCCGACGAGCCGACCGCGCGCGACCTCGCTCGAGAGGTCCTCATCGTCCCCGAGACACGCCGGATCGACGAGGTGCTCGCGGATTTCCGCCGACAAAACGTCCAGTTGGCGGTCGTCATCGACGAGTGGGGTGCCTTCGAGGGGATCCTGACGATCGAGGACGTTATCGAAGAGGTCGTCGGCGAGATTCAAGACGAGTTCGACGTGGCGTCGATGGAACCCTCGATCGAGGAACTCGCCGACGGCCGCTACGAGATGGACGGCAGCGTCCCGCTGGACGTGGTGAACGAGACCCTCGGAACGACGTTCGAAAGCGACGCGTTCGACACCATCGGCGGACTGGTGTTGAGCCGTCTCGGTCGCCCGCCCGAGGTCGACGACGCGATACAGGCCGACGGCTACGAGGTAACGGTCGACGACGTCGAGGGAACGCGCGTCTCGAGCGTAACCGTCAGTGAGGCCGTCCCGGAGGCCGAGGAGTCCTCGGACTGA
- a CDS encoding AbrB/MazE/SpoVT family DNA-binding domain-containing protein, with protein sequence MSDATLDDRGRLTLPKGLRERYGDHYHIVELQDGIKLIPIAENPLEALRDEFEDVEKTADELRKEARDAALDEAGR encoded by the coding sequence ATGTCCGATGCGACACTGGACGACCGGGGTCGTCTAACACTCCCGAAAGGGCTGCGAGAGCGATACGGCGACCACTACCATATCGTCGAGCTTCAGGACGGAATCAAGTTGATTCCGATCGCAGAGAACCCGCTCGAGGCGCTCCGTGACGAGTTCGAAGATGTCGAAAAGACGGCTGACGAGCTTCGGAAGGAGGCACGCGACGCGGCGCTGGACGAGGCGGGACGCTGA
- the bioD gene encoding dethiobiotin synthase — protein MTATKPIAVVGTGTDVGKTVITAGLTRLLREAGHDARAIKPAQTGHPPDDDARFVAAACGDSEAATCPRYLEPALAPSVAADVADEQLEYESIRAACEREIEATSVPIVEGIGGLRVPLAGDREVIDLVADLEAAAVVVTRSGLGTLNHTALSVDALESRGIDVCGVIVNEYAGETMAERTNPAELERMTGSPVETVPSLDAAASDGDTEPGTLAAGVSDALSPAFRDRLPVEDC, from the coding sequence GTGACCGCGACGAAGCCGATCGCGGTCGTCGGAACCGGGACGGACGTCGGGAAGACGGTTATTACGGCCGGACTCACGCGCCTGCTCCGTGAGGCGGGACACGATGCGCGGGCCATCAAACCCGCCCAGACCGGCCACCCGCCGGACGACGACGCGAGGTTCGTCGCCGCGGCCTGTGGGGATTCCGAGGCCGCAACCTGTCCGCGCTATCTCGAACCGGCGTTGGCACCCAGCGTCGCCGCCGATGTCGCCGACGAGCAACTCGAGTACGAGTCGATCCGGGCGGCGTGCGAGCGCGAGATCGAGGCGACATCGGTCCCGATTGTCGAAGGAATCGGCGGCCTGCGGGTTCCGCTGGCCGGCGATCGTGAGGTGATCGATCTGGTCGCCGACCTCGAGGCCGCGGCGGTCGTCGTCACGCGCTCGGGTCTCGGGACCCTGAACCACACCGCGCTCTCGGTCGACGCCCTCGAGTCTCGCGGAATCGACGTCTGCGGCGTTATCGTCAACGAATACGCCGGCGAGACGATGGCGGAGCGGACGAATCCCGCCGAACTCGAGCGGATGACCGGCTCTCCGGTGGAGACGGTCCCGTCGCTCGACGCGGCTGCGAGCGACGGCGATACTGAACCAGGTACCCTCGCTGCCGGCGTCAGCGATGCACTGTCACCGGCGTTCCGCGATCGGCTCCCGGTAGAAGACTGCTGA
- a CDS encoding metal-dependent hydrolase, whose amino-acid sequence MPSTVVHVAFAGLLGVALLGDEFDTRVILFVMGCSALLDLDTLIGIVAPGTHRAALHNVWIVLVPAALLLWDGTLREESAVRDRWGTCGHRVAWTTLAALLFAHVLFDAFFNGVNLFWPVHDRFYDLSGSLLITDQRGLVQTFVELEGSAVAESTARGTTENTHYRTGFDPTRDEPATGVERIFPIAATGERFVLTVAGLTAVLVRVVEDRRSD is encoded by the coding sequence ATGCCATCGACCGTCGTCCACGTCGCGTTCGCGGGATTGCTCGGTGTCGCCTTGCTCGGCGACGAGTTCGACACTCGAGTGATCCTGTTCGTGATGGGGTGTAGTGCCCTCCTCGATCTCGATACGCTGATCGGCATCGTCGCCCCCGGAACCCATCGCGCGGCGTTGCACAACGTCTGGATCGTTCTCGTCCCCGCCGCCCTGTTGCTGTGGGACGGCACGCTCCGCGAGGAATCGGCCGTCCGGGACCGGTGGGGGACGTGCGGCCACCGCGTCGCGTGGACGACGCTGGCCGCGTTACTGTTCGCGCACGTCCTGTTCGACGCCTTCTTCAACGGCGTCAACCTCTTCTGGCCGGTCCACGACCGATTTTACGACCTCTCGGGATCGCTGCTCATCACCGACCAGCGCGGACTCGTCCAGACGTTCGTCGAACTCGAGGGCAGTGCGGTCGCCGAGTCGACGGCCCGCGGGACGACCGAAAACACCCACTACAGGACGGGATTCGATCCGACCCGCGACGAGCCGGCGACGGGCGTCGAGCGAATCTTCCCCATCGCGGCGACCGGCGAGCGGTTCGTCCTCACCGTCGCCGGACTGACCGCCGTTCTCGTTCGGGTCGTCGAAGATCGGCGGTCGGACTGA
- a CDS encoding helix-turn-helix domain-containing protein, which yields MSGRGPKRELAEKIAGEITLSEDPGATLRKWRTDFSVSQTDLAAELDVSSSVISDYESGRRESPGIGVVGRLVEGLLEIDEQRGGERIRQYGRVLSAGFDSDIVYDLREYATSLPLTRLYDDLEATEVASSGTDQVSGHTVIDSIEAITRLSSEEFFRLYGQSTSRVLVFTNVTRGEGVGIALRMINPTPNAVILHGLEEEDLWDHARELARIDGYSLAVTSAPLDDVLEHLVTLE from the coding sequence ATGAGCGGACGCGGACCGAAACGGGAACTCGCGGAGAAAATCGCCGGGGAGATCACGTTGAGCGAGGATCCCGGGGCCACGCTACGGAAGTGGCGCACCGACTTCAGCGTCTCACAGACAGATCTCGCGGCCGAACTCGACGTCTCGTCGTCGGTCATCTCCGACTACGAGAGCGGCCGCCGGGAGAGTCCCGGCATCGGCGTCGTCGGCCGACTCGTCGAGGGATTGCTCGAGATCGACGAGCAACGCGGCGGCGAGCGTATCAGACAGTACGGTCGGGTCCTCTCAGCGGGCTTCGACAGCGATATCGTCTACGACCTCCGGGAGTACGCCACCTCGCTTCCCCTCACGCGGCTGTACGACGACCTCGAGGCGACCGAAGTGGCCTCGAGCGGCACCGATCAGGTCAGCGGCCACACGGTCATCGACAGCATCGAGGCCATCACCCGCCTCTCGAGCGAGGAGTTCTTTCGGCTCTACGGGCAGAGCACGAGCCGCGTGCTCGTGTTCACCAACGTCACGCGCGGGGAGGGCGTCGGCATCGCCCTCCGGATGATCAACCCGACGCCGAACGCCGTGATCCTCCACGGACTCGAGGAGGAGGACCTCTGGGACCACGCGCGGGAACTCGCGCGAATCGACGGCTACTCGCTGGCCGTCACGTCGGCGCCGCTCGACGACGTGCTCGAGCACCTCGTGACGCTCGAATAG
- the gcvH gene encoding glycine cleavage system protein GcvH produces the protein MSFDVPDDRRYLESHEWALETDGVVRVGISDFAQDELGDVVFVELPDEGDELEQGSEFGVVESIKAVSDLYAPVGGEVVAINDELFDAPELVNEDPFGEGWMLEIEADDPDELGALLAADEYENQIA, from the coding sequence ATGAGCTTCGACGTTCCCGACGATAGACGGTACCTGGAATCGCACGAGTGGGCGCTCGAGACCGACGGCGTCGTCCGCGTGGGCATCTCCGACTTCGCACAGGACGAACTCGGCGACGTGGTCTTCGTCGAACTCCCAGACGAGGGCGACGAGCTCGAGCAGGGGAGCGAGTTCGGCGTCGTCGAATCGATCAAAGCGGTCTCAGACCTCTACGCGCCCGTCGGCGGCGAAGTCGTCGCGATCAACGACGAGCTGTTCGACGCCCCCGAACTCGTCAACGAGGACCCCTTCGGCGAGGGCTGGATGCTCGAGATCGAGGCCGACGATCCCGACGAACTCGGGGCCCTCCTCGCCGCTGACGAATACGAGAATCAGATCGCCTGA
- a CDS encoding competence/damage-inducible protein A: MNVAIVTVGDEILAGSTTNTNASWLAERITDRGSSVERILTIPDDRELIAEYVDRWSDAFDAVIVTGGIGGTPDDVTVEAVADGLEREFVVHGEIRERLVEKAAAFRDENPEMVEEYDLQLDIDAAASIPEGATPIVVDEGWAPGCIVENVYVLAGIPDEMKAMFESVADEFQGNAVARTIYTPAPEGSLHEALEGVTERFDVAVGSYPRSENRPGRIRVSSTDLETVEAAIGWLREHVETTEPPSSSEGTAE; this comes from the coding sequence ATGAACGTCGCGATCGTCACCGTCGGCGACGAAATTCTCGCGGGGTCGACCACCAACACCAACGCGTCGTGGCTGGCCGAGCGAATCACCGACCGCGGCAGCAGCGTCGAGCGGATCCTGACGATTCCCGACGACCGCGAACTCATCGCAGAGTACGTCGACCGATGGAGCGACGCGTTCGACGCCGTGATCGTCACCGGCGGCATCGGCGGGACGCCCGACGACGTGACCGTCGAAGCCGTCGCCGACGGCCTCGAGCGGGAGTTCGTCGTCCACGGCGAGATCCGAGAGCGGCTGGTCGAGAAAGCGGCCGCGTTTCGGGATGAGAATCCCGAGATGGTCGAGGAGTACGACCTCCAGCTCGACATCGACGCTGCAGCGTCGATCCCCGAGGGCGCGACGCCGATCGTCGTCGACGAGGGGTGGGCTCCCGGCTGTATCGTCGAGAACGTCTACGTCCTCGCCGGCATCCCCGACGAGATGAAAGCCATGTTCGAATCGGTCGCCGACGAGTTCCAGGGTAATGCAGTGGCCCGCACAATCTACACGCCGGCACCCGAGGGATCGCTCCACGAGGCCCTCGAGGGCGTCACCGAGCGGTTCGACGTCGCGGTCGGGAGCTATCCGCGAAGCGAAAACCGGCCCGGCCGGATCCGCGTCTCGAGTACCGACCTCGAGACGGTCGAGGCGGCGATCGGGTGGCTTCGGGAACACGTCGAGACGACCGAGCCGCCGTCCTCGAGCGAAGGGACGGCGGAGTAG
- the gcvT gene encoding glycine cleavage system aminomethyltransferase GcvT has translation MPLQTPPLRGLHDERGAKFTEFGGWDMPVEFDSIRTEHAAVREDVGVFDVSHMGQIHVTGPDATELMRRLTSNDVSRLAVGDSQYAAITDEDGIIIDDTVVYRLPDEGGQATYLFVPNAGTDETTHERWRSYRNEWDLEATVDNRTDEYAMFAVQGPDAVDLVEGVTEESVSDLERFEARYATIAGIDCWTARTGYTGEDGFEVIVPWAAAEEIWTALDCQPCGLGARDTLRIEAGFLLAGQEFDADTDPRTPYEAGIGFTVALETDFVGRDALAEIEAAGVEERLVGFQLIDRGVPRHGYDITTTESRVIGTVTSGTMSPTLERPIGLGYVPVEYAEPGTTLQVVVRGQSKKARVETTPFIDTV, from the coding sequence ATGCCGCTTCAGACGCCGCCGTTACGTGGGTTACACGACGAGCGCGGAGCGAAGTTCACGGAGTTTGGCGGCTGGGATATGCCGGTCGAGTTCGATTCGATTCGGACCGAGCACGCCGCCGTTCGGGAAGACGTCGGGGTCTTCGACGTCTCGCACATGGGCCAGATCCACGTCACCGGTCCGGACGCGACGGAGTTGATGCGACGCCTGACGTCGAACGACGTCTCCCGACTCGCGGTCGGCGACTCCCAGTACGCCGCGATCACCGACGAGGACGGGATCATCATCGACGACACCGTCGTCTATCGACTCCCCGATGAGGGCGGGCAGGCGACGTACCTGTTCGTCCCCAACGCCGGCACCGACGAGACGACCCACGAACGGTGGCGTAGCTACCGCAACGAGTGGGACCTCGAGGCGACCGTCGACAACCGGACCGACGAGTACGCGATGTTCGCCGTACAGGGCCCGGACGCCGTCGATCTGGTCGAGGGCGTCACCGAGGAGTCCGTGAGCGACCTCGAGCGGTTCGAAGCCCGGTACGCGACGATCGCCGGGATCGACTGCTGGACCGCCCGGACGGGCTACACCGGCGAGGACGGGTTCGAGGTGATCGTCCCCTGGGCGGCGGCAGAGGAGATCTGGACGGCGCTGGACTGCCAACCCTGCGGGCTCGGCGCGCGCGACACGCTCCGTATCGAGGCCGGCTTTCTCCTCGCCGGCCAGGAATTCGACGCGGACACCGATCCGCGGACGCCGTACGAGGCCGGCATCGGCTTTACCGTCGCCCTCGAGACCGATTTCGTCGGCCGAGACGCCCTGGCGGAGATCGAGGCGGCGGGCGTCGAGGAGCGACTCGTCGGCTTCCAGTTGATCGATCGCGGCGTTCCTCGCCACGGCTACGACATCACCACGACGGAGAGTCGCGTCATCGGGACCGTCACCAGCGGGACGATGAGTCCGACCCTCGAGCGGCCGATCGGCCTCGGCTACGTGCCGGTCGAGTACGCCGAACCGGGGACGACGCTGCAGGTGGTCGTCCGCGGCCAATCGAAGAAAGCAAGAGTTGAAACCACACCCTTCATCGACACAGTATAA
- a CDS encoding replication factor C large subunit, which translates to MTDWTETYRPTTLSEVRGNNKARDKLEEWAQSWDDHRKSVIVHGSPGVGKTSAAHALANDMGWPVMELNASDSRGADVIEKIAGEAAKSGTLTAGGAGRRLVILDEADNFHGNADYGGSREVTRVVKNANQPIVLVANEFYDMSQSLRNACETIEFRDVSKRSIVPVLRDICRREGVEFEEEALEKIAESTSGDLRSAVNDLQAVAEEAERLTVDDVVTSERDTTEGIFDFLDELIKEKDAEGALRASYDVDETPDELLNWIEDNVPKDYEGAELADAYGFLSNADRWLGRVRATQNYSYWRYATDNMTAGVAASRRGDKGGWTRYGPPSYWSKLGRTKGTRNTRDSIAERIAEREGASVATVRRDILPFLSAMTHHCKNRDLTVRMAAAYDLDESEVSFVTGSGKDTNKVQSIVEDAAELKADAAVEHSGNAFFEAERSSDESTAATADTEAGDDGDESNEQRALAATESDDGTDTEPASDPASADDEPDDDQSGLNDFF; encoded by the coding sequence ATGACCGACTGGACGGAAACGTACCGCCCGACGACGCTGTCGGAGGTACGCGGCAACAACAAGGCCCGCGACAAACTCGAGGAGTGGGCCCAGAGCTGGGACGACCACCGCAAGTCGGTGATCGTCCACGGCAGCCCGGGCGTCGGGAAGACCTCGGCCGCCCACGCGCTGGCCAACGATATGGGCTGGCCCGTCATGGAGCTCAACGCCAGCGACAGCCGGGGGGCCGACGTCATCGAAAAAATCGCCGGCGAGGCCGCCAAGAGCGGGACGCTCACCGCCGGCGGGGCGGGTCGGCGGCTCGTGATCCTCGACGAGGCGGACAACTTTCACGGCAACGCCGACTACGGCGGCTCTCGAGAGGTCACGCGCGTCGTCAAAAACGCGAACCAGCCGATCGTCCTCGTGGCCAACGAGTTCTACGACATGAGCCAGTCGCTGCGCAACGCCTGCGAGACGATCGAGTTCCGGGACGTTTCGAAGCGCTCGATCGTCCCCGTCCTGCGGGACATCTGCCGGCGCGAAGGAGTCGAGTTCGAGGAGGAGGCGCTCGAAAAGATCGCCGAATCGACGAGCGGCGACCTGCGCTCGGCGGTCAACGACTTGCAGGCGGTCGCCGAGGAGGCCGAGCGATTGACCGTCGACGACGTGGTCACGAGCGAGCGCGACACCACCGAGGGCATCTTCGACTTCCTCGACGAACTCATCAAGGAGAAAGACGCCGAGGGTGCGCTGCGGGCATCCTACGACGTCGACGAGACGCCCGACGAACTGCTCAACTGGATCGAGGACAACGTTCCAAAGGATTACGAGGGAGCGGAGTTGGCTGACGCCTACGGATTCCTCTCGAACGCCGACCGGTGGCTCGGTCGGGTGCGCGCCACGCAGAACTACTCCTACTGGCGCTACGCGACCGACAACATGACCGCGGGCGTCGCCGCCTCGCGCCGCGGCGACAAGGGCGGGTGGACCCGATACGGTCCGCCGAGCTACTGGTCGAAACTCGGCCGCACCAAAGGAACGCGGAACACCCGCGATTCGATCGCCGAACGTATCGCCGAACGGGAGGGCGCGAGCGTCGCGACGGTCCGCCGGGACATCCTCCCTTTCCTCTCGGCGATGACCCACCACTGCAAGAACCGCGACCTGACCGTTCGGATGGCGGCGGCCTACGATCTCGACGAATCGGAGGTCTCGTTCGTCACCGGCAGCGGGAAGGACACCAACAAGGTCCAATCGATCGTCGAGGACGCCGCGGAGCTGAAAGCCGACGCGGCGGTCGAACACTCGGGTAACGCCTTCTTCGAGGCCGAGCGCTCGAGTGACGAGAGTACTGCAGCCACTGCCGATACCGAGGCCGGAGACGACGGCGACGAGTCGAACGAGCAACGGGCGCTCGCAGCGACGGAGTCGGACGACGGGACCGACACCGAGCCGGCATCGGATCCCGCGTCAGCGGACGACGAACCGGACGACGATCAGTCGGGATTGAATGACTTCTTCTGA
- a CDS encoding TRAM domain-containing protein: MSLLGKYFKGWRFRTSRPALEQGSEIDVFIAESNGTSGRAYIGDTELIVEGAGPDCVEKQVRVRVTEFDEAAASGRGEFVEVVGESSYDG; this comes from the coding sequence ATGAGCCTCCTCGGAAAGTACTTCAAAGGCTGGCGGTTCCGCACGTCGCGGCCCGCCCTCGAGCAGGGAAGCGAAATCGATGTCTTCATCGCGGAGTCGAACGGCACGTCGGGCCGCGCCTACATCGGCGACACCGAACTGATCGTCGAGGGTGCCGGGCCGGACTGCGTCGAGAAGCAAGTGCGGGTCCGCGTCACGGAGTTCGACGAGGCTGCCGCGAGCGGTCGCGGCGAGTTCGTCGAGGTCGTCGGCGAGAGCTCCTACGACGGGTAG
- a CDS encoding aldehyde dehydrogenase family protein: MSSPKLEPRADWNQLYIDGEWRDATGGETIPVENPAKQEVFTEVPAGTEDDVDAAYEAAEAAQSDWAATPREERNEIVQNLLDELNARFEEIAGLLATEAGTPGYRAMGEFATATGDVEMALELEPPAEEVRPSSSIEDKDNHIVHEPVGVVGIISPWNFPLHLSLRALAPAIALGNTVVLKPATDTPITGGLLIAKLCEAAGVPDGVVNVVTGRGSAIGDRMTGHPTPRVISFTGSTAVGKGVAENAGESLALPALELGGNAPFVVTDEADLERAARAGAFGSFFHQGQVCISINRHLVHESLYDEYVDLLADHAESLVIGDPSENEDVTFGPVQNETQRDELVEFIDGTLEAGATLETGGEADGLFVEPTVLSDCTNDMPTACNEHFGPVAPVIPFSDDEEAIELANDTEYGLSASVFCEDVDRARDLADRIEAGMVHINDQPINEDHNAPFGGVKQSGLGRYHGEWIVRELTEPKWISVQGEERDYFVFE, encoded by the coding sequence ATGAGTTCTCCGAAACTCGAGCCACGGGCCGATTGGAACCAACTGTACATCGACGGCGAGTGGCGTGACGCCACCGGCGGCGAGACGATTCCCGTGGAGAACCCGGCAAAACAGGAAGTGTTTACGGAAGTACCGGCGGGAACCGAAGACGACGTCGACGCCGCCTACGAGGCGGCCGAGGCCGCCCAGTCCGACTGGGCGGCGACCCCTCGAGAGGAGCGCAACGAGATCGTCCAGAACCTGCTGGACGAACTCAACGCGCGCTTCGAGGAGATCGCCGGCCTACTCGCGACGGAGGCCGGCACCCCGGGCTACCGCGCGATGGGCGAGTTCGCGACCGCGACCGGCGACGTGGAGATGGCGCTGGAGCTCGAGCCGCCAGCGGAGGAGGTCCGGCCGTCCTCGTCGATCGAGGACAAGGACAATCACATCGTCCACGAACCCGTCGGCGTCGTCGGTATCATCTCGCCGTGGAACTTCCCGCTGCACCTCTCGCTTCGGGCCCTCGCACCCGCGATCGCGCTGGGTAACACCGTCGTCCTGAAGCCGGCGACGGACACCCCGATTACCGGCGGGCTGCTCATCGCGAAGCTCTGCGAGGCCGCCGGCGTTCCCGACGGCGTCGTCAACGTCGTCACCGGCCGCGGCTCGGCGATCGGCGATCGGATGACCGGCCACCCGACGCCGCGCGTCATCTCCTTTACCGGCTCGACGGCCGTCGGCAAAGGCGTCGCCGAAAACGCCGGCGAGAGCCTCGCGCTGCCCGCCCTCGAGCTCGGCGGTAACGCGCCGTTCGTCGTCACCGACGAGGCCGACCTCGAGCGGGCCGCACGCGCCGGCGCGTTCGGCTCGTTCTTCCATCAGGGACAGGTCTGTATCTCGATCAACCGCCACCTCGTTCACGAGTCGCTGTACGACGAGTACGTCGACCTGCTCGCCGACCACGCGGAGTCGCTCGTGATCGGTGATCCCTCCGAGAACGAAGACGTGACGTTCGGCCCGGTCCAGAACGAGACCCAGCGCGACGAGCTGGTCGAGTTCATCGACGGGACGCTCGAGGCGGGTGCCACCCTCGAGACGGGCGGCGAGGCCGACGGCCTGTTCGTCGAGCCGACCGTCCTCTCGGACTGTACGAACGACATGCCGACGGCGTGCAACGAGCACTTCGGTCCCGTCGCACCCGTGATTCCGTTCTCGGACGACGAGGAGGCCATCGAACTGGCCAACGACACCGAGTACGGCCTCTCGGCCTCGGTCTTCTGCGAGGACGTGGATCGCGCCCGCGATCTCGCCGATCGAATCGAGGCGGGCATGGTCCACATCAACGATCAGCCGATCAACGAGGACCACAACGCCCCCTTCGGCGGAGTCAAGCAATCGGGTCTCGGCCGGTACCACGGCGAGTGGATCGTCCGGGAACTCACCGAGCCGAAGTGGATCTCGGTCCAGGGCGAGGAACGGGACTACTTCGTCTTCGAGTGA
- a CDS encoding NYN domain-containing protein — translation MFDRVRARFARSGDRQPPTEPSVGLFVDGPNVFRDEFDVDLDDLRDAARELGRVGVIRLYLDEHATPGLIQAAEARGFEVIVTSGDVDVKLAVDATALAGDGTIDRLAIASRDTDFKPVLEYAGTVGVETIAIAPGTHGRSDALRNAADEAVTLEP, via the coding sequence ATGTTCGACCGCGTTCGCGCCCGATTCGCCCGTTCCGGCGACCGACAGCCCCCTACCGAGCCGTCGGTGGGCCTCTTCGTCGACGGGCCGAACGTCTTCCGCGACGAGTTCGACGTCGATCTCGACGACCTGCGGGACGCGGCCCGCGAACTCGGCCGCGTCGGCGTCATCCGACTCTATCTCGACGAGCACGCTACTCCTGGCCTCATTCAGGCCGCCGAAGCCCGCGGCTTCGAAGTGATCGTCACCAGCGGCGACGTCGACGTCAAACTCGCCGTCGACGCGACCGCGCTCGCGGGCGACGGCACCATCGATCGGCTCGCCATCGCCTCGAGAGATACCGACTTCAAACCCGTCCTCGAGTACGCGGGCACCGTCGGCGTAGAGACGATCGCGATCGCGCCGGGGACGCACGGCCGCTCCGACGCGCTTCGGAACGCGGCCGACGAAGCGGTCACGCTCGAGCCGTGA
- a CDS encoding PIN domain-containing protein, whose protein sequence is MYAETDFLLALIKDDDWLGEAAESMYQEHRDELWTSQFTLIELLMVAYREERDTERVVSNAANLVEVRGDMETVITAATYVEDHEFTPFDALHLVESNGDSIVSSDDTYEDVTPRLDLKIVGEE, encoded by the coding sequence ATGTACGCGGAAACGGATTTCCTCCTCGCACTCATCAAAGACGACGACTGGCTCGGAGAGGCCGCCGAGTCGATGTACCAAGAACACCGAGATGAGTTGTGGACGTCACAGTTCACGCTTATCGAACTCCTGATGGTCGCCTACCGCGAGGAACGTGATACCGAGCGCGTCGTCTCGAACGCCGCCAACCTCGTCGAGGTACGCGGTGACATGGAGACGGTCATTACGGCGGCGACATACGTGGAAGACCACGAGTTCACACCGTTCGACGCACTTCACCTCGTCGAATCGAATGGAGATTCCATCGTCTCGAGCGACGACACGTACGAGGACGTCACCCCTCGTCTTGACCTGAAAATAGTCGGCGAGGAGTGA